The stretch of DNA CGCGTCCGATGCCAGCCAGCAGGCCGCCGACGCGGTGTTCATTGGCGAGGGGTTGATGCCGGTGGCGCTGGCGGTTCGCGTGGCGCGCCGGACGATGCGGATCGTGCGCGAGAATTTCGGCTTTTCGATCGCCTATAACCTGCTCGCCGTGCCGCTGGCGCTGCTGGGCCTCGTCACGCCGCTGGTCGCCGCCATCGCCATGTCGGTGAGCTCGCTGGTGGTGGTCGCCAATTCGCTGCGGCTTGCGCGGAGTGCCAATTCATGACCGGTCTTGCCATCCTCATCCCCATCGCGCTCGGCATGGGCCTGCTCGGCCTCGCCGCGTTCTTCTGGTCGATGAAGGACGGACAGTATGACGACATGGACGGCGCGGCGCACCGCATTCTGATCGACGAGGATGCGCCGGAATGAACCGCGCCCTCCCCCTCGCACTCGCCGCGCTGCTGCCGGTGCTGATCGGCCCGCTGCCCGCCGAAGCGCGCACGCTCACCGCGCGGCTGTGCAACGGCGGCACGATCACTATTCCCCTCGGCGATGGTGGCCCGCCCGAAGATGCGCCGTGTCACCCCAAGGCCTGCCACGCCGGAACCTGCCGGGAAAAGACCGATCCCTCGCGACCGAAACGCGCGATTTGATCTCGCGCAAAGACGCCTGCCGCCCGAGCCGCTTTAAGCGCCTCATGTGGACATATCACCCCCAACTCCTCGCCAAGCCGGTGCCGCGCTACACCAGCTACCCCACCGCAGCCGATTTCGGCCCGCTGGCGGACGGCACCATCGAGCAGGCAATCGCCGGGGCGGCGGGCGACATCTCGCTTTATCTCCACATCCCCTTCTGCGAGCAGATCTGCTTTTACTGCGGCTGCAACACCGGCAAATCGGGCAAGCGCGCGCGGGTGGAGGCCTATCTGGCCGCACTGCATCAGGAACTGGCGACCGTCGCCAGCCTGCTGCCCGCCGGTGTCCGCGTGCGACGCATCGCCTTTGGCGGGGGTAGCCCCAATGCGATCGAAACGGGCGACTTCCTCGCCCTCGTCGAAGCGCTCCACGCCCACTTCCCGCTGCACGCGCCCGAATGGTCGATCGAACTCGACCCGCGCAGCCTGACCGCCGAATGGAGCCGCGTGCTCGGCAGCCTCGGGGTGACCCGCGCAAGCATGGGGGTGCAGACCTTCGCGCCGCACTGCCAGAAAGCCATCGGGCGCGAACAGCCCACCGCGATGATCTGCCGCAGCGTCGACTGGCTGCGCAGCAATGGGGTGACCTCGCTCAATTTCGATCTGATGTACGGCCTTCCGCATCAGACCATGATCGATCTCGCCGACAGCCTCGATCTGACCGCGACGCTCGGCGCGGACCGGGTGGCGGTGTTCGGCTATGCCCATGTCCCGCATCTGGTGCCGCGCCAGACGATGATCCCCGATACCGCGCTGCCGGGAGCCGAAGCGCGCTTCGCGATGGCGGCGGAGGCTCACGCCCGGCTGACGGCGCGCGGCTATGACGCGATCGGCTTCGATCACTTCGCCCTGCCGCACGATCCCATGGCGCGCGCCACCCGTGAAGGGCGGTTGCGGCGCAATTTCCAGGGCTTCACCGACGACCCCGCCGAAGTGCTGATCGGCATGGGCGCGAGCGCGATCAGCGGCTTTCCCGGACTTCTCGCCCAGAACGAAAAGCACACCGGGCGCTATCGCCAGCTTTCGGCAGAAGGCCGGCTGAGCGCGAACCACGGCATCGCCCGCTCGCCCGACGACCTCGCGCGCGGCGCGGTGATCGAGGCGCTGCTGTGCCATGGCGAGGCCTGCCTCACCCCCGCGCTGCTGGCAGAGGCGGAGGATCGGCTTGCTCCCTTCATCGCCGCCGGCCTCGCCGCGCTCGATGGCGAGCGGCTGACGATCCGGCCCGGCGGCTTGCCCTATGCCCGCGGCATCGCTGCGCTGTTCGACGCCTACCGCGCCGCGGCACCGCGCCAGTTCAGCTCGGCGATCTGATCCCCCCACCCCGCCGCTTGCGGGAATTGCGCTTTCCCCCGATAGTCTGC from Porphyrobacter sp. YT40 encodes:
- the ccoS gene encoding cbb3-type cytochrome oxidase assembly protein CcoS; the encoded protein is MTGLAILIPIALGMGLLGLAAFFWSMKDGQYDDMDGAAHRILIDEDAPE
- the hemN gene encoding oxygen-independent coproporphyrinogen III oxidase, whose product is MWTYHPQLLAKPVPRYTSYPTAADFGPLADGTIEQAIAGAAGDISLYLHIPFCEQICFYCGCNTGKSGKRARVEAYLAALHQELATVASLLPAGVRVRRIAFGGGSPNAIETGDFLALVEALHAHFPLHAPEWSIELDPRSLTAEWSRVLGSLGVTRASMGVQTFAPHCQKAIGREQPTAMICRSVDWLRSNGVTSLNFDLMYGLPHQTMIDLADSLDLTATLGADRVAVFGYAHVPHLVPRQTMIPDTALPGAEARFAMAAEAHARLTARGYDAIGFDHFALPHDPMARATREGRLRRNFQGFTDDPAEVLIGMGASAISGFPGLLAQNEKHTGRYRQLSAEGRLSANHGIARSPDDLARGAVIEALLCHGEACLTPALLAEAEDRLAPFIAAGLAALDGERLTIRPGGLPYARGIAALFDAYRAAAPRQFSSAI